CGCCGAGGTTCGGATTGAGCAAGCGGCCATAATCGTCGCGGATTTCCACGCCCAGCGCGCGGCGGCCGAAGAAATGCTCGACGGGGTTCGGGCTCTCATACTTGGTGATGTTGAGAATGCCCTCATCCACCATCGCGATCGCCACGCGCACGCGTTCGCCGGCAGCCGCATTGCGGATCTGCACCGGCACTTCGATACGCGTGCGTGGACGCACGTTCTGCAAGCCGTCGCCGGCAATCACCTCAAGCGTGCGATTGCCCATATCGACGGGCACGTAGGCAACACCGATGGCGCGGCGCGGCACTGGCAGATTCACGGGATCGCGCGGCGTCATCACGGTCACGAGCACGTAAGCGCCTGAACCCCATTCGGCGCTCACGGGCAGATCTATCGTCGTACCCTCGGGGCTGACGCGCACCGTGCGTGTTTCCAGCACACGATCCGTCGCCACCACGATTTGCGCTTCGCCCGCATAAGGCGGACGAATCTGCACACGCGCACGCGCGCCCGGTCGCGTCGGATTTTCCGGCGCGACGACGCTGACCATGTCCGGCGTCGAGTCGTCGTCCGCAGGCCCGCCCCAACCAACGCCGAAGCGTTGCGAGGTTTCCGTGCCAGCGGCACGCACGATCAGGCGATACGAGCCATTGCGCAGACCGTCGCGCGCGATGCGCAACGGCTGGTTGGCGGCGACATCGACGGTCGCGCCATCAACGGGAATGTCGCGGCCGGTCCGACGCCAACGCCAATTGCCGTTGTCGAGGTACCAATCGTAATTCCAATCCTCGCGCACGATTTGCCACTGCACGCCGCGCACCGCCGCGCGGCGGCCATCAGCGTTGAGGCCGATCACGTCGAACGCCACGCGCTCGCCCGCGCCTGCGCGCCGGTTCTCGAATTGCGGACGGACGCCGAGATAAATGTTGTTGAGCCGCACCGGCACGGTGAAGCTTTCACGCACCAAGCGCCCACCCGGATCGGCGACGCTGGCGATCATGCGCGCACGCAGCGGCAGCGTCGTTTCCGGTTCTTCCTGCAATTGCAGCGACAATTGCGCAGCGCCCGAACCGTCGGTCACCGTGGACGGCAATTGGAAGAAGCGCTCGTCGAAACTCTCGTCGGCGCGACCGAACGTGTAATCGGCGAAGTCCGGGAACGGCGTCGGATCGACTATGAGCCGGCCTTCGCCCTCGACGGCGAGGCCAGAGCCTGGCGCGCCATAGAGGAAATCGGCCTGCACATTGATCGGACGCGATTGGCCGGCGCGCAGCACGGCTTCGCTCGCTTCGATACGCACGCGCAGACGTTCCGGCACGAAATCTTCAACCGACCAACTCACAGAGCCGGCAACGGCGTCTTGACCATCCACGATCAGTTCAGCGCGCCACACGCCACGCGGCGACGAACGATCGAGCTGAATGTTCTTGGCGATCGCGCCCGCATCGACGGCTTCCGTGATGCGGATGCGCCGCGCTTCCGTGCCGTTCGGGCGATAGACGACGAGCGTCGATTGCCGGTTGGCAATGGCGCGACCGACTTGGTCGCGAATGAGACCGATCAAGCGCACGCGCTCGCCGGGGCGATAGATGCCGCGTTCCGTATAGAGATAGGCATCGACATCGCCGGGCGCGTAGCGACCGTCCACGCCGCGATCGGAGAGATCAAGGCCGGCGCGTTGCAGATCGAGCGCCGCGAAATCGCCTTCGGCGCCATACGCCATAACGTAGCGCGCACGCGACGGACCTTCGCCATTCACCAGCGCCTCGGCAAAGCGGACGTGGCCGTCATTGTCAGTGCGGGTGCGGGCGAGTTCTTCGTTGTTCTCCGCAATGAGAGTCAGCGTGACGTTCTGCATCGGTCGCGCCGTGCGCAGCGAGCGCACGACGACGTCAAGCCCGGTTGCGCCCGAGAAGCTCTGCAACGCCATGTCGGTGTAGAGAATCCAGCGATAGGACGAGGCGACGGAATCATTGTCGTTATCGCCGCGCTGGCCAGCACTTGGCGAGGCGTCGCGCACCTTCACGACGTAAGCGCCAGGGCGCAATTCGCGCACCGCCGCGCCAAGCGCGAACACGGTCGTCACCGGGCTATTTCGGCGCGCGGTATCGACGTCGATTTCGCCTTCATACACTTGCACGCCAACACTTTCGCCGGCGTTGTTGAAGCTCCAATAATCCCAGCCGCCCTCTTCGTTCTGACCGCTTTGATCAACCGAATATTGCGAGAGAATGCGATCCGGCACGCGCAGCACTTCAACCGCGATGCGCGAGACGTTGACGGTTTCGATCGCGATGCCATCGGCTTCCGAGCGCGGCAGGATCATGCCGTTGCCGGCAAAGCCGACATAAGCGGGGCGATCGCCGAAGGTGAGCGTGAAGGTTTCGTCGAATTCCGTGCGCTCGTTGGAGGCGGACGGCAGACCTTGGCGCACCGTGACTTGGCGCTCCGGCTCAAACGGCAGGCCGCCAAGGCAGAGCAGATTGCCCGACACGTCCGTTTGGAACGGGATCGCCGGGTCCATGACGATGTAATCGGCATAATTGATCGAAGGATCAGTCGCGAGCGGTTGGGAGAATTCCAAGCACGCGCGCGGCTCGGCTTCGTTCATTTCCGTGCGCAGGCGCAGGAAGGCCATGCCTTCGACTTGCGGCAGGCCTGCGCGCGGCGCGTTGGCGTTGCGCGCATCGCCGCCGGCGCCGATCGAGCCGAGCTGTGCGAATTCAAACGCGGGCGCGCCAGTCGAGACGCGGCCCAACACCGCCCCGCCCCAAAGACCGACAAGCAGCGCCACCGATGTGGACAAAACCACGTTGCGGTTCGTCACCACCCAATCGCGCGCGGGCGCCGCCCAAGACCAATTCAGTTTGCGCGGATCCAAACGCTCCGCGAGCGTCTTCCAATCGAAGGCCATGTTCGCGCGTCTCCCGTCCCGCCTGGGCGTAGCGTGATGCTTGCCCCAGGCGCGCGCACGCCACAAGCACCATTAAATTTCGGCAAAGTTCTGTCCGAGCTTCGGGATTGCTGTGGGCGCTGCAACATGCTTTCAAAGGAAGAACTCAAAAATGACGCTGGCGGCGCCTTTGCCGCCAAGCGCGGGAGGATGAAATGAGCGAAGCCGCGAAGCCGGCCTACCCAGCCATGTCGATTGAACAGGCGCACGCGCTGCTCGGCCAGCCAGGCACGATGTTCGAGATCACGCAGGGCGAGGTCCGCGGCATCTCGATGAAGCTCTATAAGAACGCGCCGCCGACACTGCGCGAGATCTATGCCGTAGCGGCACTCTATGGCGGCCGCGATCACGTCGTGTTCGAAAACGAGCGCGCGAGCGTCAACGGCGTGCGCAACGCCGCCGCCAAGTTCGCGCATGAATTGATCGCCGACGGCGTAAAGCCCGGCGACCGCGTCGCCATCATCATGCGCAATCTGCCGGAATGGCCGGTGGCGTTTTGGGGCGCCGTGCTCGCCGGCGCAATCGTCACGCCGCTGAACGCCTGGTGGACAGGCGCCGAGCTCGAATACGGGCTGAAGGATTCGGGCGCGTCGCTCGCTGTCGTGGATGCCGAGCGCTACGAGCGCATTCGCGAGCACATCGACAATTGCCCGAACCTGCGCAAGCTCTACGTCTCGCGGTCGCGCGAAGAGATCGCCGACCCGCGCGTCGCGACCGTCGAAGGCGTGATCGGCGGCACAAACGAGTGGAATGCACTACCACCGATCGAGCCGCCAAACGTGCCGGCCGCAGCCGATGATGATGTTGCGATCTTTTATACGTCAGGCACGACCGGTAACCCGAAAGGCGCGGTGATTTCCCACCGCAACATCATTTCCAACATGCTGAACTCGGCCGCCGGCCAAGCGCGC
This is a stretch of genomic DNA from Vitreimonas flagellata. It encodes these proteins:
- a CDS encoding alpha-2-macroglobulin family protein → MAFDWKTLAERLDPRKLNWSWAAPARDWVVTNRNVVLSTSVALLVGLWGGAVLGRVSTGAPAFEFAQLGSIGAGGDARNANAPRAGLPQVEGMAFLRLRTEMNEAEPRACLEFSQPLATDPSINYADYIVMDPAIPFQTDVSGNLLCLGGLPFEPERQVTVRQGLPSASNERTEFDETFTLTFGDRPAYVGFAGNGMILPRSEADGIAIETVNVSRIAVEVLRVPDRILSQYSVDQSGQNEEGGWDYWSFNNAGESVGVQVYEGEIDVDTARRNSPVTTVFALGAAVRELRPGAYVVKVRDASPSAGQRGDNDNDSVASSYRWILYTDMALQSFSGATGLDVVVRSLRTARPMQNVTLTLIAENNEELARTRTDNDGHVRFAEALVNGEGPSRARYVMAYGAEGDFAALDLQRAGLDLSDRGVDGRYAPGDVDAYLYTERGIYRPGERVRLIGLIRDQVGRAIANRQSTLVVYRPNGTEARRIRITEAVDAGAIAKNIQLDRSSPRGVWRAELIVDGQDAVAGSVSWSVEDFVPERLRVRIEASEAVLRAGQSRPINVQADFLYGAPGSGLAVEGEGRLIVDPTPFPDFADYTFGRADESFDERFFQLPSTVTDGSGAAQLSLQLQEEPETTLPLRARMIASVADPGGRLVRESFTVPVRLNNIYLGVRPQFENRRAGAGERVAFDVIGLNADGRRAAVRGVQWQIVREDWNYDWYLDNGNWRWRRTGRDIPVDGATVDVAANQPLRIARDGLRNGSYRLIVRAAGTETSQRFGVGWGGPADDDSTPDMVSVVAPENPTRPGARARVQIRPPYAGEAQIVVATDRVLETRTVRVSPEGTTIDLPVSAEWGSGAYVLVTVMTPRDPVNLPVPRRAIGVAYVPVDMGNRTLEVIAGDGLQNVRPRTRIEVPVQIRNAAAGERVRVAIAMVDEGILNITKYESPNPVEHFFGRRALGVEIRDDYGRLLNPNLGAPATARQGGDSLGGEGLTVVPTRTVALFSDIVEVRGGRAMIPLDIPDFNGTLRLMAVAWSENALGQDAEQIIVRDPVVAELILPRFLAPGDEAQGTLNIDNVEGPNGAYTVTVSGTDTARIASQPRRFTLNRGQRQTALIPMTGGPLGVGRISLRLEGPSGFVPVERTYDIQSRAPYLPITITTTEPQAAGASWRAPANALAGFQASAQALISYSNLAGIDPAPLLDELYRYPYGCSEQLTSIAMPLLYYNVLAAEAGRDVDPRIRRRVQDAATQLLDRQAPDGSFGLWSSGDGYANPWIGVYVTDFLSRAQRAGYAIPRQPMSQAYGALRRIARLNDFGSVNYQFEVYRWPGSNDTTELLRSRAAAYALYVLAKAGEADIGQLRYFHDNRLRNEPSPLARAHIAAALAHMGDRSRSRNAFRMAEQALGYRNVGDWYQTPLRDLAGVLALAAEAGETELVNRLRQRLERDAPEAGRLMTQEQVQLLLAANALLERAGPVNVTLNGQALAERRVMADARRLATGLVFANAARGPVWRTLSLTGVPLEAPPAMQAGYTLDKRVFNLDGTIANLDTIRQGDRVVVVISGQPEGARNYPTVLVDLLPAGLEIETVLNPSDGLGATNYDGSRRTGPFSWVGEITYTQVSEARDDRYVASANLREQFRYAYIARAVSPGRYTLPAAQVEDMYRPGVMARTSTSTIRIAPRGG